The Arctopsyche grandis isolate Sample6627 chromosome 7, ASM5162203v2, whole genome shotgun sequence genome includes a window with the following:
- the Ranbp16 gene encoding ran-binding protein 16 isoform X1: protein MADDQEVRQIELLCKQLYEAQDATLRQEAEKALVGFQRWNLQESNDTLGRCQALLDRTDSSYAQLLAATTLSRLVSKSTRVLSTQQKIDMRNYVLNYLATRSKLSVFVVQSLVSLFAKITKLGWFDLVKEEYVFRNFMVDITKFLQGPVEHCTVGVQLLSQLTCEMNQVPDAEEILFFSKHRKMAMLFRDSHLFELFQLACSLLSSARAEALDLNEERQHGLITQLLRLALNCLTFDFIGTSSEDSEELYTVEIPSSWQMAFLDAATPKLFFELYHALPPPLSALSLACLVQVASVRRSLFSNAERIQVLTNLITGVKNILENPQGLSDSGNYHEFCRILSRLKSNYQLGELVTIDIYPQTIQLIAKFTVQSLQMWQFAPNSVHYLLSLWQNMAASVPYVKTTEPHLLETYAPEVVNTYITSRLDSVAVIVRDGLEDPLDDMGMVSQQLEKVSAIARCDYGKTCALVVALLDVAASGYQDLPPTCHDSQRLVYQGQLTWLVYIIGAAIGGRMPFNNIHEHESMDSELVCRVLQLMNLTDARLARGGCEKLELAMMSFLEQFRKNFMNQMDQTQKNSELYPRLSETLGITSESTLLSVFIRKIITNLKYWAGSEAITNKTLSLLSELSVGYSCVRKLVKLEEVQFMLTHHTSEHFPILGCGASVGEMRCRSMLYTALGRLLMVDLGEDEDRFQNFMMPLTAAFESISGLLNPSDTTLINSEDAKKVLIGLARDLRGLAFAFNTRTTYMMLFEWIYPTYLNILVRGLEVWYSQPAVSTPVLKFAVELVQNRSQRLQFDVSSPNGILLFKEASSIICAYGSRILNLEVTKDLIYPMKLKGILICFSMLKAALCGNYVNFGVFRLYGDDSLDNVLNMFVKLLLSIPQTDLLDYPKLSQTYYVLLERLTHDHMSFLASLEPAAFLYILATISDGLMALDTTVCTGCCTTLDHIVTYLFKQLTQKSSAFPVKNQLGRPQTAPEHNAMFLEVMQRRPEILQQLLTTILNVIMFDECRNQWSMSRPLLGLILLNEDHFRRLRASIVAAQPREQQAAMDRCFTNLMDSVERNLLTKNKDKFTQNLSIFRKEVNESLRDPNTTASVTDMMTS, encoded by the exons TCGCTGGTATCGTTGTTTGCCAAGATTACCAAATTAGGATGGTTTGATTTAGTCAAAGAAGAATACGTATTTAGAAATTTTATGGTCGATATTACAAAATTCTTACAG GGTCCAGTGGAACATTGTACAGTAGGGGTTCAGTTATTGTCCCAGTTGACGTGTGAAATGAATCAAGTACCGGATGCagaagaaatattattttttagcaaACATAGAAAAATGGCTATGCTTTTCag AGATAGCCATCTATTCGAGCTGTTCCAGCTCGCTTGTTCTTTGCTCAGCTCGGCCAGAGCCGAAGCTTTAGATCTGAACGAAGAGAGACAACACGGACTCATCACGCAACTGCTGCGACTCGCTCTCAACTGTTTGACGTTCGATTTCATAGGAACCAGCAGTGAAGACTCTGAAGAGCTGTACACTGTTGag ATTCCGTCAAGTTGGCAAATGGCATTCTTGGATGCTGCTACTCCGAAGCTATTTTTTGAACTTTACCACGCCCTTCCTCCACCACTGTCCGCTCTGTCTCTGGCTTGCCTCGTGCAAGTCGCATCCGTGCGCCGGTCGCTCTTTAGCAATGCAGAACGTATTCAAGTGCTCACGAATCTTATAACGGGCGTGAAAAATATCCTGGAGAATCCTCAA GGCTTGTCTGATTCCGGAAACTATCACGAATTCTGTAGAATTCTATCTAGGCTCAAATCAAATTACCAATTGGGAGAGTTGGTCACCATCGATATTTATCCTCAGACTATTCAACTCATAGCTAAATTTACTGTTCAAAGCTTACAg ATGTGGCAGTTTGCACCAAACTCGGTTCATTATTTATTGTCATTGTGGCAAAATATGGCTGCTTCAGTACCGTACGTTAAAACTACAGAGCCGCATCTATTAGAGACGTATGCTCCAGAAGTTGTGAACACGTATATCACTTCACGCTTAGATTCGGTAGCTGTTATCGTTCG GGATGGATTGGAAGATCCTCTGGATGATATGGGCATGGTTAGTCAACAGCTTGAGAAGGTGTCGGCTATAGCGCGCTGCGATTATGGAAAAACTTGCGCTTTGGTAGTGGCTTTGCTCGACGTAGCTGCTTCGGGATATCAAGACCTGCCTCCCACGTGTCACGACTCTCAAAGACTCGTCTATCAAG gTCAACTCACTTGGTTGGTGTATATAATTGGAGCTGCTATCGGAGGGAGAATGCCGTTTAATAATATCCACGAACATGAATCTATGGATAGTGAATTGGTCTGCCGAGTGTTGCAGTTGATGAATTTGACAGATGCACGATTGGCTCGG GGCGGTTGTGAGAAGCTCGAACTTGCGATGATGTCATTCTTGGAGCAGTTCCGCAAAAACTTCATGAACCAAATGGATCAGACGCAGAAAAACTCTGAATTATATCCTCGGCTGTCTGAAACGCTAGGCATCACCAGTGAATCGACTTTGCTAAGCGTGTTTATTAGGAAAAT tATAACCAACTTAAAGTATTGGGCAGGATCGGAGGCCATCACCAACAAAACTCTCTCACTATTGAGTGAACTTAGTGTAGGATATTCTTGTGTAAGGAAACTAGTCAAGTTGGAAGAAGTTCAATTCATGCTGACGCACCATACG TCGGAACACTTTCCAATTTTGGGATGCGGAGCCAGCGTCGGCGAAATGCGATGTAGAAGTATGTTGTACACGGCTCTGGGCCGTCTCCTGATGGTCGATCTAGGAGAAGACGAAGACCGATTTCAAAATTTCATGATGCCTTTAACCG CGGCTTTTGAGAGTATATCTGGTCTCTTGAATCCATCCGACACGACTCTGATCAATTCCGAGGACGCTAAAAAGGTTCTGATAGGACTTGCGAGAGATTTGAGAGGATTAGCTTTCGCTTTCAACACGAGAACGACTTATATGATGCTCTTCGAATGGAT CTATCCGACGTATCTGAATATACTCGTTCGAGGATTGGAAGTATGGTATTCGCAACCAGCCGTTTCTACTCCGGTATTGAAGTTCGCCGTTGAACTCGTGCAGAATAGAAGTCAACGTTTGCAGTTTGACGTGTCGTCTCCAAATGGAATCCTCTTATTCAAAGAAGCTAGTAGTATTATATGCGCTTATG GCAGTAGAATTCTCAACTTAGAAGTAACTAAAGATCTTATATATCCGATGAAGCTCAAAGGGATTTTAATTTGCTTTTCGATGCTCAAAGCTGCATTGTGTGGAAATTATGTCAACTTTGGTGTATTTAG attGTATGGTGACGACTCGTTAGATAACGTCCTCAACATGTTTGTGAAACTATTGCTCAGTATACCGCAAACCGATTTGCTC GATTATCCAAAATTGTCGCAGACATACTATGTACTCCTGGAGAGATTGACGCACGATCACATGTCGTTCCTTGCGTCGTTAGAACCAGCTGCTTTCTTGTACATTTTAGCTACTATATCAGACGGTCTAATGGCTTTAG aTACGACGGTGTGTACGGGTTGCTGTACGACTTTGGATCACATTGTAACTTACTTGTTTAAGCAATTAactcaaaaat CTAGCGCATTCCCCGTTAAAAATCAACTCGGTCGGCCGCAAACGGCTCCAGAGCACAACGCCATGTTCCTAGAAGTGATGCAGAGAAGACCTGAAATCCTTCAGCAACTTTTAACCAcg ATATTAAACGTTATAATGTTCGACGAGTGTCGAAATCAATGGTCCATGTCTCGTCCTCTGCTCGGACTGATTCTACTCAACGAAGACCACTTCAGAAGGTTGCGAGCGAGCATCGTCGCCGCGCAGCCTCGAGAACAGCAGGCAGCTATGGACCGTTGTTTCACCAACTTGATGGACAGTGTAGAACGAAACCTCCTCACCAAGAACAAGGATAA ATTTACTCAAAACCTATCCATATTTAGAAAAGAAGTGAACGAATCGCTTCGCGATCCGAACACTACGGCGTCCGTCACCGACATGATGACCTCATAA
- the Ranbp16 gene encoding ran-binding protein 16 isoform X2 — MADDQEVRQIELLCKQLYEAQDATLRQEAEKALVGFQESNDTLGRCQALLDRTDSSYAQLLAATTLSRLVSKSTRVLSTQQKIDMRNYVLNYLATRSKLSVFVVQSLVSLFAKITKLGWFDLVKEEYVFRNFMVDITKFLQGPVEHCTVGVQLLSQLTCEMNQVPDAEEILFFSKHRKMAMLFRDSHLFELFQLACSLLSSARAEALDLNEERQHGLITQLLRLALNCLTFDFIGTSSEDSEELYTVEIPSSWQMAFLDAATPKLFFELYHALPPPLSALSLACLVQVASVRRSLFSNAERIQVLTNLITGVKNILENPQGLSDSGNYHEFCRILSRLKSNYQLGELVTIDIYPQTIQLIAKFTVQSLQMWQFAPNSVHYLLSLWQNMAASVPYVKTTEPHLLETYAPEVVNTYITSRLDSVAVIVRDGLEDPLDDMGMVSQQLEKVSAIARCDYGKTCALVVALLDVAASGYQDLPPTCHDSQRLVYQGQLTWLVYIIGAAIGGRMPFNNIHEHESMDSELVCRVLQLMNLTDARLARGGCEKLELAMMSFLEQFRKNFMNQMDQTQKNSELYPRLSETLGITSESTLLSVFIRKIITNLKYWAGSEAITNKTLSLLSELSVGYSCVRKLVKLEEVQFMLTHHTSEHFPILGCGASVGEMRCRSMLYTALGRLLMVDLGEDEDRFQNFMMPLTAAFESISGLLNPSDTTLINSEDAKKVLIGLARDLRGLAFAFNTRTTYMMLFEWIYPTYLNILVRGLEVWYSQPAVSTPVLKFAVELVQNRSQRLQFDVSSPNGILLFKEASSIICAYGSRILNLEVTKDLIYPMKLKGILICFSMLKAALCGNYVNFGVFRLYGDDSLDNVLNMFVKLLLSIPQTDLLDYPKLSQTYYVLLERLTHDHMSFLASLEPAAFLYILATISDGLMALDTTVCTGCCTTLDHIVTYLFKQLTQKSSAFPVKNQLGRPQTAPEHNAMFLEVMQRRPEILQQLLTTILNVIMFDECRNQWSMSRPLLGLILLNEDHFRRLRASIVAAQPREQQAAMDRCFTNLMDSVERNLLTKNKDKFTQNLSIFRKEVNESLRDPNTTASVTDMMTS, encoded by the exons TCGCTGGTATCGTTGTTTGCCAAGATTACCAAATTAGGATGGTTTGATTTAGTCAAAGAAGAATACGTATTTAGAAATTTTATGGTCGATATTACAAAATTCTTACAG GGTCCAGTGGAACATTGTACAGTAGGGGTTCAGTTATTGTCCCAGTTGACGTGTGAAATGAATCAAGTACCGGATGCagaagaaatattattttttagcaaACATAGAAAAATGGCTATGCTTTTCag AGATAGCCATCTATTCGAGCTGTTCCAGCTCGCTTGTTCTTTGCTCAGCTCGGCCAGAGCCGAAGCTTTAGATCTGAACGAAGAGAGACAACACGGACTCATCACGCAACTGCTGCGACTCGCTCTCAACTGTTTGACGTTCGATTTCATAGGAACCAGCAGTGAAGACTCTGAAGAGCTGTACACTGTTGag ATTCCGTCAAGTTGGCAAATGGCATTCTTGGATGCTGCTACTCCGAAGCTATTTTTTGAACTTTACCACGCCCTTCCTCCACCACTGTCCGCTCTGTCTCTGGCTTGCCTCGTGCAAGTCGCATCCGTGCGCCGGTCGCTCTTTAGCAATGCAGAACGTATTCAAGTGCTCACGAATCTTATAACGGGCGTGAAAAATATCCTGGAGAATCCTCAA GGCTTGTCTGATTCCGGAAACTATCACGAATTCTGTAGAATTCTATCTAGGCTCAAATCAAATTACCAATTGGGAGAGTTGGTCACCATCGATATTTATCCTCAGACTATTCAACTCATAGCTAAATTTACTGTTCAAAGCTTACAg ATGTGGCAGTTTGCACCAAACTCGGTTCATTATTTATTGTCATTGTGGCAAAATATGGCTGCTTCAGTACCGTACGTTAAAACTACAGAGCCGCATCTATTAGAGACGTATGCTCCAGAAGTTGTGAACACGTATATCACTTCACGCTTAGATTCGGTAGCTGTTATCGTTCG GGATGGATTGGAAGATCCTCTGGATGATATGGGCATGGTTAGTCAACAGCTTGAGAAGGTGTCGGCTATAGCGCGCTGCGATTATGGAAAAACTTGCGCTTTGGTAGTGGCTTTGCTCGACGTAGCTGCTTCGGGATATCAAGACCTGCCTCCCACGTGTCACGACTCTCAAAGACTCGTCTATCAAG gTCAACTCACTTGGTTGGTGTATATAATTGGAGCTGCTATCGGAGGGAGAATGCCGTTTAATAATATCCACGAACATGAATCTATGGATAGTGAATTGGTCTGCCGAGTGTTGCAGTTGATGAATTTGACAGATGCACGATTGGCTCGG GGCGGTTGTGAGAAGCTCGAACTTGCGATGATGTCATTCTTGGAGCAGTTCCGCAAAAACTTCATGAACCAAATGGATCAGACGCAGAAAAACTCTGAATTATATCCTCGGCTGTCTGAAACGCTAGGCATCACCAGTGAATCGACTTTGCTAAGCGTGTTTATTAGGAAAAT tATAACCAACTTAAAGTATTGGGCAGGATCGGAGGCCATCACCAACAAAACTCTCTCACTATTGAGTGAACTTAGTGTAGGATATTCTTGTGTAAGGAAACTAGTCAAGTTGGAAGAAGTTCAATTCATGCTGACGCACCATACG TCGGAACACTTTCCAATTTTGGGATGCGGAGCCAGCGTCGGCGAAATGCGATGTAGAAGTATGTTGTACACGGCTCTGGGCCGTCTCCTGATGGTCGATCTAGGAGAAGACGAAGACCGATTTCAAAATTTCATGATGCCTTTAACCG CGGCTTTTGAGAGTATATCTGGTCTCTTGAATCCATCCGACACGACTCTGATCAATTCCGAGGACGCTAAAAAGGTTCTGATAGGACTTGCGAGAGATTTGAGAGGATTAGCTTTCGCTTTCAACACGAGAACGACTTATATGATGCTCTTCGAATGGAT CTATCCGACGTATCTGAATATACTCGTTCGAGGATTGGAAGTATGGTATTCGCAACCAGCCGTTTCTACTCCGGTATTGAAGTTCGCCGTTGAACTCGTGCAGAATAGAAGTCAACGTTTGCAGTTTGACGTGTCGTCTCCAAATGGAATCCTCTTATTCAAAGAAGCTAGTAGTATTATATGCGCTTATG GCAGTAGAATTCTCAACTTAGAAGTAACTAAAGATCTTATATATCCGATGAAGCTCAAAGGGATTTTAATTTGCTTTTCGATGCTCAAAGCTGCATTGTGTGGAAATTATGTCAACTTTGGTGTATTTAG attGTATGGTGACGACTCGTTAGATAACGTCCTCAACATGTTTGTGAAACTATTGCTCAGTATACCGCAAACCGATTTGCTC GATTATCCAAAATTGTCGCAGACATACTATGTACTCCTGGAGAGATTGACGCACGATCACATGTCGTTCCTTGCGTCGTTAGAACCAGCTGCTTTCTTGTACATTTTAGCTACTATATCAGACGGTCTAATGGCTTTAG aTACGACGGTGTGTACGGGTTGCTGTACGACTTTGGATCACATTGTAACTTACTTGTTTAAGCAATTAactcaaaaat CTAGCGCATTCCCCGTTAAAAATCAACTCGGTCGGCCGCAAACGGCTCCAGAGCACAACGCCATGTTCCTAGAAGTGATGCAGAGAAGACCTGAAATCCTTCAGCAACTTTTAACCAcg ATATTAAACGTTATAATGTTCGACGAGTGTCGAAATCAATGGTCCATGTCTCGTCCTCTGCTCGGACTGATTCTACTCAACGAAGACCACTTCAGAAGGTTGCGAGCGAGCATCGTCGCCGCGCAGCCTCGAGAACAGCAGGCAGCTATGGACCGTTGTTTCACCAACTTGATGGACAGTGTAGAACGAAACCTCCTCACCAAGAACAAGGATAA ATTTACTCAAAACCTATCCATATTTAGAAAAGAAGTGAACGAATCGCTTCGCGATCCGAACACTACGGCGTCCGTCACCGACATGATGACCTCATAA
- the eIF1 gene encoding eukaryotic translation initiation factor eIF1, with product MSIQNLTKFDPFADAFKDGEDDVQDGIVHIRIQQRNGRKTLTTVQGLSAEYDLKKIVKVCKKEFACNGTVVEHPEYGEVLQLQGDQRENICQWLTKAGLAKSEQLKVHGF from the coding sequence ATGTCCATCCAGAACTTGACCAAGTTCGACCCGTTTGCGGACGCGTTCAAGGACGGCGAGGATGACGTGCAAGACGGGATCGTGCACATCCGCATCCAGCAGCGCAACGGCCGCAAGACGCTCACCACCGTGCAGGGTCTCTCCGCCGAGTACGACCTCAAGAAGATCGTCAAGGTGTGCAAGAAGGAGTTCGCGTGCAACGGCACCGTCGTGGAGCACCCCGAGTACGGCGAGGTGCTCCAGCTGCAGGGCGACCAGCGCGAGAACATCTGCCAGTGGCTCACCAAGGCGGGCCTCGCCAAGTCCGAACAGCTCAAGGTTCACGGCTTCTGA